In the genome of Candidatus Poribacteria bacterium, the window ATACAACTTTAGGTTCGGATGAGAAACGGTTTGTATGCGGGTTCCTTACCCGTGATCACGTGCGCGAGATGCCGGACCTGGAGTTCAATACACCGCAGATAGGTGGTTTTCTCGTTGCGCGTCGGGTGCTGAAACGTCTGTTGCATCCGTCCGTAGTAGCCAACGAGGAACCGATCTAAGGCTTCTTTGGTGAAACGGATGCCTTTGTTCGTCTGCTCAAAGTCGTCGGGTCTGATGCGATTGTTGTTGACGAGCGAAAGCACATAGCCATCCACGATGACCTGCCGGAATTCCTCCATGAGATCCGAGGCGAGTGCGGCGTGTCCGTGCCTCGGTTGATGGAAGTATCCGCAGTATGGGTCGAACCCAACCACGTTGATGAAGGTGTAAACGTGATTGTGTAGGAGCGTGTAGCCGAGCGAAAGCATTGCGTTAATGGGATCAGGTGGGGGTCGGAATTGCCGCGTGGTGAAACCCCAATCGTGTGCCAAGAATTGCCGGAAGGCGCGGTAATGGGCAGCCGTGCCAGTGCCTTCGTATCCGAGCAGCGATTCCAGATTCTCGGCACGTTCCAGTCTTTTCAAGGTTCGGCGCGTCGTATCGAGTGCGGATTTCACCTCACCGTTTTGGGTGCGTTGCCGTCTGGAGAACCGGATAGCGTTTGTGAGTTTACCCCGGACGAAACCCTTGGCGAGTTCCAGACATTGGGACGGGTCCGCAGCAACGGCGTATTGCTGTTGACGGATGAGGGCATCCTTGGCATAAGGGGGTTGGAGTTTCCCTTTATATTTTCCTCGTGAAGAGAGGAAAGAGACAGGGATGTTTTTATTCAGCAGGTATCCTATTGTCTGCGTTGTGATGTGTCCGTTGCCGAAAATGACGACCTCGTCGAGGTGGACAATCGGGATTTCCTGAAGCACGTCTCGCTCCTTTTTCACTATGACGCGATTGCCAGATTTGTGGAGCACCGCACCTTGTTGCGTGATGTAAAGAATTGCCATTTGATACCTCCTAAGTTAGGAATGAAGTGTGAGGGTTGGTTCGTAGTAGGGAGACCATTCAGAGTTCTTCCGTCTGTAACGTGTGATAAATCGCACGACTACGAACCTAAATTAACAGGACTTACGCAAATTGAGCAAAAAAGCGAAATATTTTACGAAAAAAGGTGTTATCTCAGGGATTTAACCCCCTAAATCCCCCTTATCAGGGGGACTTTAAGAGGAAGTGCGTAAGTCGTAATTAATTAGATGGTGTGCTGGGCATCAATGATTTGGAAGAGCAAGCGTTTGCGGGCGTGCCGTTTTCGGAAGTGCGTTAGATAAGGGATCCACTGGTTTTCCTGATCGCATTGTGTGTAGAGTTCCCGTAAAGCCATCAAATAGTCCCGGGTTTTTTCGTAATCCTCCCGCCTTCGGGAAAGCACGGTCTTTTCAATCAGTCTGTCATACACCGCAATAGCAGTGTCCGGCTGGGAGTCGCTGACGATTCTGAGCAACTTATCCGTAAATCCTCGAATACGCGTGGCAATCGGACTTTCCAAGAGACACCAATATTCATCAACAGAGAGCGGATGCGTTTCAAGTGCCTGCCATGCCGCTGCCTCTTGCTGAAGTGTAAAGAGCGTCTGTATCAGGAGATAATTTTCCCGTTCACGTCGGGCGAGCCGGAGGCACTCTCCGATTCTACCGGCCTGGAAGTAGAAGTCAAAGAGGAGGTGAACATGCGCCTGTCGATCGGGACTTTCATCGAGGCACTGTTCAATTGTCGCTTGTAAATCTGCTGATTCTTGTATTGTGCAGCATTGCTGAAGGAGACGGGTCAGGAGTGATATGAAGATCGGTTCTGCCTCGAAACTCAGTTCCAACAACATCTGGTAGTGTTCACGTAACGGCGCATGCACAATCTCTATGCCGGAGCCTATGGAAGCCGAGTCTTCGACGTTCATGGCAATTTGCGCGAACGTCGTTGCGCACTTCTTGACGAATCTCGGTAATTCCTGCCTCTGGAGTGTATCGGGATAACGGACAATAGACTGGTGTATCAAGGCATCAAGAATGGACAGCGAGAGTTCCGTCTCTCCGAGGTGTGCAAGCGATTTCGCATGCTGCACGAAACCTTCAAGGTGCGTGATGATTTTCTGAAGTTGATGCTGTTCCAAAAAATCGGGTCCGAAAGCACGGTCAATCCGTTCCCGATATGTTGTGACGATGGCACACACTGTAAGTTCGTGCGCGGTAGGTGCCGTCTCTGATCCCGTCTCCTCTGTCATGTTTGCATAGACTCGCGCAACGGAAGCTAAATCTGGAGTTCGGCTCAGTAACTCTGAGATAATTCGCAAAAGCTGTGCCTTCGGTTTTTCGGAGAGCGTAGCGATCAAAGCGTCAATAGAGCAGATGATATCCGGTGTCTGGATGTAGGTTAACAACAACGCG includes:
- the cas1 gene encoding CRISPR-associated endonuclease Cas1 — encoded protein: MAILYITQQGAVLHKSGNRVIVKKERDVLQEIPIVHLDEVVIFGNGHITTQTIGYLLNKNIPVSFLSSRGKYKGKLQPPYAKDALIRQQQYAVAADPSQCLELAKGFVRGKLTNAIRFSRRQRTQNGEVKSALDTTRRTLKRLERAENLESLLGYEGTGTAAHYRAFRQFLAHDWGFTTRQFRPPPDPINAMLSLGYTLLHNHVYTFINVVGFDPYCGYFHQPRHGHAALASDLMEEFRQVIVDGYVLSLVNNNRIRPDDFEQTNKGIRFTKEALDRFLVGYYGRMQQTFQHPTRNEKTTYLRCIELQVRHLAHVITGKEPAYKPFLIRT